One region of Baekduia soli genomic DNA includes:
- a CDS encoding glycosyl hydrolase gives MPGRNVSRPSALARALAVPAVLAVLAAAGCGGDGTGGAGTTTTAPAPSAPRTTTATTPAPASRLIVGMGDQNASTFANPAFLALGIRHARLVVSYDAMSVGFERQLVDQWMAAVTKAGIAPFVAFGHSRVHPARLPSIGAYSAAVAAFRRRYPRVRTFAAWNEVNNQSQPTQRAPERAAAYFDALRAQCPGCTLVAGDVLDQAGFVGYLRRYRAALRSRPQIWGLHDYSDTNRFRTTGTRAFLRAVPGEVWLTETGGVAKFGRSFPLDLQRQARALRYAFTLADSSPRITRMYLYNWLGAGPADRFDAGLVEADGTTQRPAYRALARVLRRR, from the coding sequence GTGCCCGGCCGCAACGTCTCTCGCCCGTCCGCGCTCGCGCGCGCCCTCGCCGTCCCGGCGGTCCTCGCCGTGCTCGCCGCCGCCGGCTGCGGTGGCGACGGCACGGGCGGCGCGGGCACGACGACCACCGCGCCTGCGCCCAGCGCGCCGAGAACGACGACGGCCACGACCCCCGCGCCGGCGTCCCGGCTGATCGTCGGGATGGGCGATCAGAACGCCTCCACGTTCGCCAACCCGGCCTTCCTGGCCCTGGGCATCCGCCACGCACGCCTCGTCGTCTCCTACGACGCGATGTCGGTCGGGTTCGAGCGCCAGCTGGTCGACCAGTGGATGGCGGCGGTGACGAAGGCCGGGATCGCGCCCTTCGTGGCCTTCGGGCACTCGCGCGTGCACCCGGCCCGGCTGCCGAGCATCGGCGCCTACTCCGCGGCGGTGGCCGCGTTCCGCAGGCGCTACCCGCGGGTGCGCACGTTCGCCGCGTGGAACGAGGTCAACAACCAGTCCCAGCCGACCCAGCGCGCGCCGGAGCGCGCGGCGGCCTACTTCGACGCGCTGCGCGCACAGTGCCCGGGATGCACGCTGGTGGCCGGCGACGTCCTGGACCAGGCCGGGTTCGTCGGCTACCTGCGCCGCTACCGCGCCGCACTACGCAGCCGGCCGCAGATCTGGGGCCTGCACGACTACTCCGACACCAACCGCTTCCGCACCACCGGGACCAGGGCGTTCCTGCGCGCGGTCCCCGGCGAGGTGTGGCTGACCGAGACCGGCGGCGTGGCGAAGTTCGGCCGCAGCTTCCCGCTCGACCTCCAGCGCCAGGCGCGGGCGCTGCGCTACGCGTTCACGCTCGCGGACTCGAGTCCCCGCATCACGCGCATGTACCTGTACAACTGGCTCGGCGCCGGGCCCGCCGACCGCTTCGACGCCGGGCTCGTCGAGGCGGACGGCACGACGCAGCGCCCGGCCTACCGGGCGCTGGCGCGCGTGCTGCGCCGGCGATGA
- a CDS encoding erythromycin esterase family protein, whose translation MAAPLALPLGEEAILDAIRREAHPLTGGCHDYDPLMARVGDARIVLLGEGSHGTHEFYRERARITKRLIAEHGFCAVAIEGDWPDAHRVSRYIRGAPEARDAEEGLRGFRRFPTWMWRNADVLDLVGWLRAHNDGVHQTARKVGFYGLDLYSLGASMEAVIAYLGDQDPDAAARARARYECLQPYVGESAAYGQAVLAGVSEPCRRRVLEELVELRRSAGEYLRRDGIAAEDEQFFAEQNAAVVTDAEEYYRTMFGDRAGSWNLRDRHMADTLDELLAHLDRHGGTARVVVWAHNSHVGDARATEMSQRGELNIGQLMRERHGRDVVNVGFTTYMGTVTAAGDWGRPAERKQVRRALPDSYEALLHASRIPALLLCPLAAGDSGRALREPRLERAIGVIYRPQTERESHYFAASAALQFDALVHVDHTRAVEPLERTPAWTRGEPPETYPSAL comes from the coding sequence ATGGCCGCTCCGCTCGCACTCCCGCTGGGCGAGGAAGCGATCCTCGACGCGATCCGGCGCGAGGCGCACCCGCTCACGGGCGGGTGCCACGACTACGACCCGCTCATGGCTCGGGTCGGCGACGCCCGCATCGTCCTGCTCGGCGAGGGCAGCCACGGCACCCACGAGTTCTACCGCGAGCGCGCGCGCATCACGAAGCGCCTCATCGCCGAGCACGGCTTCTGTGCCGTGGCGATCGAGGGGGACTGGCCCGACGCCCACCGCGTGAGCCGCTACATCCGCGGCGCCCCCGAGGCCCGGGACGCCGAGGAGGGGCTGCGCGGCTTCCGGCGCTTCCCGACCTGGATGTGGCGCAACGCCGACGTGCTGGACCTGGTCGGGTGGCTGCGTGCCCACAACGACGGCGTGCACCAGACGGCCCGCAAGGTCGGCTTCTACGGCCTGGACCTCTACAGCCTCGGGGCCTCCATGGAGGCCGTCATCGCCTATCTCGGCGACCAGGACCCCGACGCCGCCGCTCGCGCCCGGGCCAGGTACGAGTGCCTGCAACCGTACGTGGGCGAGAGCGCCGCCTACGGCCAGGCCGTGCTGGCCGGCGTCAGCGAGCCGTGCCGGCGCCGCGTCCTGGAAGAGCTCGTCGAGCTGCGCCGCAGCGCCGGGGAGTACCTCCGCCGCGACGGGATCGCCGCCGAGGACGAGCAGTTCTTCGCCGAGCAGAACGCCGCAGTGGTCACCGACGCGGAGGAGTACTACCGCACGATGTTCGGCGACCGCGCAGGCTCGTGGAACCTCCGCGACCGCCACATGGCCGACACCCTCGACGAGCTGCTCGCCCACCTGGACCGCCACGGCGGCACCGCACGCGTCGTGGTCTGGGCGCACAACTCGCACGTCGGTGACGCGCGTGCCACCGAGATGAGCCAGCGCGGCGAGCTGAACATCGGCCAGCTCATGCGCGAGCGTCACGGCCGCGACGTGGTCAACGTCGGCTTCACGACGTACATGGGGACCGTCACCGCCGCCGGCGACTGGGGCCGGCCGGCCGAGCGCAAGCAGGTACGCCGCGCACTTCCCGACAGCTACGAGGCGCTGCTGCACGCCAGCCGCATCCCGGCCCTCCTGCTGTGCCCGCTCGCCGCCGGCGACAGTGGACGTGCGCTCCGCGAGCCGCGCCTCGAGCGGGCGATCGGCGTCATCTACCGCCCGCAGACCGAGCGCGAGAGCCACTACTTCGCGGCCAGCGCCGCCCTGCAGTTCGACGCGCTCGTCCACGTCGACCACACGCGGGCGGTCGAGCCGCTCGAACGCACCCCCGCCTGGACGCGCGGCGAGCCGCCCGAGACGTATCCCAGCGCCCTCTGA
- a CDS encoding phosphoribosyltransferase family protein: MTFMDRRDAGRRLAEQLDTLASEHPVVIALPRGGVPVGFEVARALHAPLDVLAVRKLGAPGNPEYGVGAITEDGNAVLDRDTAQRVGMTQELLDQTVAREVRELRRRVERYRDGRAAVEVSGRTVVIVDDGVATGLTDLAAVRALRARGARRIVVAVPVGARESVARLAEEADEVVCHTIPHDLRGVGRWYEDFAPVSDDEVLALLGAASERTAAGEPATPHPVRLDVGGVVLNGDLTLPVRPLALVIFAHGSGSSRLSPRNRAVAAALNAAGFATLLFDLLTEPEARRRELVFDIPLLARRLELVTRWALEAPQTRDLPVGYFGASTGAAAALRAAAVVGVSVQAVVSRGGRPDLAADRLPHVTAPTLLLVGGNDPDVLELNRHAAAMLRCSHRLDIVPGAGHLFEEPGALETVQRLAADWFAEHLVPAGRRLAAAGG, translated from the coding sequence ATGACGTTCATGGACCGTCGTGACGCAGGGCGCCGGCTGGCCGAGCAGCTCGACACGCTCGCCTCGGAGCACCCGGTCGTGATCGCGCTCCCGCGTGGCGGCGTGCCGGTCGGCTTCGAGGTCGCGCGGGCGCTGCATGCGCCGCTCGATGTCCTCGCGGTGCGCAAGCTCGGCGCGCCCGGCAACCCCGAGTACGGGGTGGGCGCCATCACCGAGGACGGAAACGCCGTCCTGGACCGGGACACCGCGCAGCGCGTCGGCATGACGCAGGAGCTGCTCGATCAGACAGTCGCGCGCGAGGTGCGCGAGCTGCGGCGGCGCGTCGAGCGCTACCGCGACGGGCGCGCGGCGGTCGAGGTGAGCGGACGAACCGTCGTCATCGTCGACGACGGCGTGGCGACCGGCCTGACCGACCTCGCCGCCGTCCGTGCGCTGCGAGCACGCGGCGCGAGGCGGATCGTCGTCGCCGTCCCCGTGGGGGCTCGCGAGTCCGTCGCGCGCCTGGCCGAGGAGGCCGACGAGGTGGTGTGCCACACCATCCCGCACGACCTCCGCGGCGTCGGCCGGTGGTATGAGGACTTCGCCCCGGTCTCCGACGACGAGGTGCTCGCGCTGCTCGGCGCGGCCTCCGAGCGGACGGCGGCCGGCGAGCCCGCCACACCGCACCCGGTGCGGCTGGACGTCGGCGGCGTCGTGCTCAACGGCGATCTGACGCTCCCCGTGCGGCCGCTGGCGCTCGTCATCTTCGCGCACGGCAGCGGCAGCAGCCGCCTGAGCCCGCGCAACCGTGCCGTTGCGGCAGCGCTCAACGCGGCAGGGTTCGCGACCCTGCTGTTCGACCTGCTGACCGAGCCCGAGGCGCGGCGCCGCGAGCTGGTGTTCGACATCCCGCTGCTGGCGCGCCGGCTCGAGCTCGTGACCCGGTGGGCGCTGGAGGCGCCGCAGACCCGGGACCTCCCCGTGGGCTACTTCGGCGCGTCGACAGGCGCCGCCGCCGCGCTGCGGGCCGCGGCTGTCGTGGGCGTCTCGGTCCAGGCCGTCGTGTCCCGCGGTGGCCGGCCGGACCTCGCCGCCGACCGCCTGCCCCACGTGACCGCGCCGACGCTGCTCCTGGTCGGCGGGAACGACCCCGATGTGCTCGAGCTCAACCGGCACGCGGCAGCCATGTTGCGCTGCTCGCACCGGTTGGACATCGTGCCCGGCGCAGGACACCTGTTCGAGGAGCCGGGTGCGCTCGAGACGGTGCAGCGGCTGGCGGCCGACTGGTTCGCGGAGCATCTCGTGCCGGCGGGGCGGCGGCTCGCGGCGGCGGGTGGCTGA
- a CDS encoding cupin domain-containing protein — MPFTLKNLKQDLADVGSGFGGPPDLEFHLATQALELVHSGLCHQRLPPGCRFPYGHTHKKQEEVYVVVRGGGRMKLDEEIVELRPWDAVRVPPGTWRGYEAGPEGLDLLVVGAPHLGETPRDDVEGLRDWWAG; from the coding sequence ATGCCGTTCACGCTCAAGAACCTCAAGCAGGATCTGGCCGACGTCGGGTCCGGCTTCGGCGGCCCGCCGGACCTGGAGTTTCACCTGGCGACGCAGGCGCTCGAGCTGGTGCACTCCGGCCTCTGCCACCAGCGCCTTCCCCCCGGCTGCCGCTTCCCGTACGGGCACACGCACAAGAAGCAGGAGGAGGTCTACGTCGTCGTGCGCGGGGGCGGGCGGATGAAGCTCGACGAGGAGATCGTCGAGCTCAGGCCATGGGACGCGGTGCGCGTCCCGCCCGGGACGTGGCGCGGATACGAGGCCGGCCCGGAGGGCCTCGATCTGCTCGTCGTCGGCGCCCCCCATCTCGGCGAGACGCCGCGCGACGACGTCGAGGGCCTCCGCGACTGGTGGGCCGGCTAG
- a CDS encoding amidohydrolase family protein, with protein MWDDLTNQLAVPYALPDLLADMDGGHHVVATVYAECTSHWRDDGDPALRPVGETQWIAGQVLPRGVMDAIIGYADLRSGAATRPILEAHREAGRGRFAGVRHSTAWDPHPDVPNTAREVPPRTLVSADFVEGVRLLGELGMTFDAWIFFHQIPELAQLAAAAPDTRIVLDHLGGPLCIGPYAADRPAMLATWREHLAAAAARENIVLKIGGLGFPWFVPDEVCAQLTDSDAIADYWRREVEYAIEVFGPRRCMFESNFPVDSRVADYVTYWNAMKKLTVGHSPSERAEMYVGTAMRTYGIPRDDTNRTPP; from the coding sequence CTGTGGGATGACCTCACCAATCAGCTCGCCGTTCCATACGCGCTCCCGGATCTGCTCGCCGACATGGACGGTGGTCACCACGTCGTCGCCACGGTCTACGCCGAGTGCACGTCACATTGGCGCGACGACGGCGACCCGGCGTTGCGCCCGGTCGGCGAGACCCAGTGGATCGCGGGACAGGTGCTTCCGCGCGGCGTCATGGACGCGATCATCGGCTATGCCGACCTGCGCTCCGGCGCTGCGACGCGACCGATCCTCGAGGCGCACCGCGAGGCGGGACGGGGCCGGTTCGCCGGCGTCCGCCACTCGACGGCCTGGGACCCGCATCCCGACGTCCCCAACACGGCACGCGAGGTGCCGCCCCGGACGCTCGTCAGCGCGGACTTCGTCGAAGGCGTGCGCCTCCTCGGTGAGCTCGGGATGACGTTCGACGCTTGGATCTTCTTCCATCAGATCCCGGAGCTGGCACAGCTCGCCGCGGCGGCACCCGACACTCGGATCGTCCTCGACCACCTCGGGGGGCCGCTGTGCATCGGCCCGTACGCCGCCGATCGGCCGGCGATGCTCGCCACCTGGCGCGAGCACCTCGCCGCGGCCGCCGCGCGGGAGAACATCGTCCTCAAGATCGGCGGCCTGGGCTTTCCCTGGTTCGTCCCCGACGAGGTGTGCGCGCAGCTGACGGATTCCGACGCCATCGCGGACTACTGGCGCCGGGAGGTCGAGTACGCCATTGAGGTGTTCGGCCCTCGACGATGCATGTTCGAGTCGAACTTCCCTGTGGACTCCCGCGTCGCCGACTACGTGACGTACTGGAACGCGATGAAGAAGCTCACCGTCGGTCACTCGCCCTCCGAGCGGGCCGAGATGTACGTCGGCACCGCGATGCGCACGTACGGCATACCCAGGGACGACACGAACCGGACCCCGCCATGA
- a CDS encoding nuclear transport factor 2 family protein codes for MIEPTRPVPGWSAAAGRTGLAPPRAIARPDPLLDRLLIAESIARYGWAYDERRLDTMLEGFTEDALWEGSIMGVESIGPFRGRAALREFFGGIARRQTPQRRHAFTNIVVDELGPDTATAHAYILLWSSQDARTTPVTAGPYRFVFVRQDGRWLISELHAGFDAPLDWDRLGD; via the coding sequence ATGATCGAGCCGACGCGCCCTGTCCCCGGATGGAGCGCCGCCGCCGGGCGCACGGGCCTGGCTCCGCCCCGGGCCATCGCCCGCCCGGACCCGCTGCTGGACCGTCTCCTGATCGCCGAGAGCATCGCGCGGTACGGCTGGGCCTACGACGAACGCCGGCTCGACACCATGCTCGAAGGCTTCACGGAGGACGCGCTCTGGGAGGGATCGATCATGGGCGTGGAATCGATCGGGCCCTTCCGCGGGCGAGCGGCCCTGCGCGAGTTCTTCGGCGGGATCGCGCGGCGCCAGACCCCCCAGCGCCGTCACGCCTTCACCAACATCGTGGTCGACGAGCTGGGTCCGGACACCGCGACCGCCCATGCCTACATCCTGCTCTGGTCGTCGCAGGACGCGCGCACCACGCCGGTGACCGCCGGTCCCTATCGCTTCGTGTTCGTCCGCCAGGACGGCCGATGGCTCATCAGCGAGCTGCACGCCGGCTTCGACGCGCCACTCGACTGGGACCGCCTGGGCGACTGA
- a CDS encoding PP2C family protein-serine/threonine phosphatase codes for MDRSAPFEETAEELLEDAPCGYLSTDLDGTLLRVNRTFERLTGLSREALVRRRRFQDLLSPGGRIYHETHYAPLLHMQGAVREIAVDIVRADGTLMAALVNSVLVRDDTATPRSIRTVVFDATHRRRYEQELLKARRREHDIAAELQRSMLSGALPLAARLELGVLYRPAVAGLEVGGDWYDAFPLDRPDTIGLVVGDVVGRGIEAAATMGQLRSAVRALASTDLRPGRLLGALDAYAHRHEVGRMSTVVYAELCTRDGHVRYACAGHPPPLIVAAGAEPALALGGRSLPLDVDAGVPRTEGTAVLPEGSTLVLFTDGLVESRTRPLMVGLNELVAAARRVGDDAPAEIVERLADDLGVRTERTDDLCVLAARVG; via the coding sequence ATGGATCGGTCGGCGCCGTTCGAGGAGACGGCGGAGGAGCTGTTGGAGGATGCGCCCTGCGGCTACCTGTCCACCGACCTGGACGGAACGCTGTTGCGGGTCAACCGGACCTTCGAGCGGTTGACCGGGTTGTCGCGCGAGGCGCTCGTGCGGCGCCGGCGCTTCCAGGACCTGCTGTCCCCGGGCGGGCGGATCTATCACGAGACCCACTACGCGCCGCTGCTGCACATGCAGGGAGCGGTGCGCGAGATCGCAGTCGACATCGTGCGTGCGGACGGCACGCTCATGGCCGCCTTGGTCAACTCGGTGCTCGTCCGCGATGACACCGCGACGCCGCGTTCCATCCGCACGGTCGTCTTCGACGCCACGCACCGGCGCCGCTACGAGCAGGAGCTGCTCAAGGCGCGCCGGCGCGAGCACGACATCGCCGCCGAGCTGCAGCGCAGCATGCTGTCCGGAGCACTGCCCCTCGCCGCTCGTCTTGAGCTCGGGGTGCTGTACCGGCCGGCCGTTGCCGGACTGGAGGTCGGCGGCGACTGGTACGACGCGTTCCCGCTGGATCGCCCGGACACGATCGGTCTGGTCGTCGGCGATGTGGTGGGCAGGGGAATCGAGGCGGCGGCGACGATGGGACAGCTGCGCAGCGCGGTCCGTGCGCTCGCCTCCACCGATCTGCGTCCCGGGCGGCTTCTCGGGGCCCTGGACGCCTACGCGCACCGCCACGAGGTGGGGCGGATGTCGACCGTCGTCTACGCGGAGCTATGCACCCGCGACGGGCACGTGCGCTACGCCTGCGCCGGCCATCCGCCGCCGCTGATCGTCGCGGCCGGCGCTGAGCCCGCGCTGGCCCTCGGTGGCCGTTCGCTGCCGCTCGACGTCGACGCCGGGGTGCCGCGCACCGAGGGGACTGCGGTCCTGCCGGAGGGCTCGACGCTCGTGCTGTTCACCGACGGGCTCGTCGAGTCGCGGACCCGTCCCCTCATGGTCGGTCTGAATGAGCTGGTCGCCGCCGCCCGGCGCGTGGGCGACGACGCACCGGCGGAGATCGTCGAGCGGCTGGCCGACGACCTGGGCGTGCGCACCGAGCGCACCGACGATCTGTGCGTCCTCGCAGCCCGCGTGGGCTGA
- a CDS encoding alpha/beta fold hydrolase, whose translation MSALRRNNVQVHGRLDGRPMVFAHGFGCDQSMWRFVWPEFADRYRIVLFDHVGLGGSDLAAFDPARYATLSGYADDVLEICEELDLREVIFVGHSVSAMIGVLAAAERPDRFAHLVLIGPSPRYVDDEDYAGGFSREDIDGLLESLESNYLGWSSAMAPAIMGNSDRPELGEELNELFCRADPAIAAHFARATFLSDNRADLDRITTPALVLQCSDDLIAPDAVGRFVHERLRGSRFVRLAATGHCPNLSAPEETSAAIEAYLGP comes from the coding sequence TTGAGCGCCCTTCGCCGCAACAACGTGCAGGTCCATGGCCGCCTCGACGGCCGGCCGATGGTGTTCGCGCACGGCTTCGGCTGCGATCAGAGCATGTGGCGGTTCGTCTGGCCCGAGTTCGCCGATCGCTACCGGATCGTCCTCTTCGATCACGTGGGCCTCGGCGGTTCCGACCTCGCGGCGTTTGACCCCGCGCGCTACGCGACGTTGAGCGGCTACGCCGACGACGTGCTCGAGATCTGCGAGGAGCTCGACCTTCGCGAGGTGATCTTCGTCGGCCACTCGGTCAGCGCCATGATCGGCGTGCTCGCGGCAGCGGAGCGGCCCGACCGCTTCGCGCACCTGGTTCTCATCGGGCCGTCGCCCCGCTATGTCGATGACGAGGACTACGCCGGCGGATTCTCGCGGGAAGACATCGACGGTCTGCTGGAGTCGCTCGAGAGCAACTACCTGGGATGGTCGAGTGCGATGGCGCCCGCGATCATGGGCAACTCCGATCGGCCCGAGCTGGGCGAGGAGCTCAACGAGCTCTTCTGCCGCGCGGATCCGGCGATCGCCGCACACTTCGCGCGTGCGACCTTCTTGTCCGACAACCGCGCCGACCTCGACCGGATCACCACACCGGCGCTCGTGCTGCAGTGCAGCGACGATCTCATCGCCCCGGACGCCGTGGGACGCTTCGTCCACGAGCGGCTGCGCGGCAGCCGCTTCGTGCGGCTCGCGGCGACCGGTCACTGTCCGAACCTCAGCGCGCCCGAGGAGACGAGCGCCGCCATCGAGGCCTATCTGGGCCCCTGA
- a CDS encoding phage tail protein, with protein sequence MTPRPAATRFAEDVYARLGPVAEGDEGRGWPLLTYVVALTQQVERVAMLVYGDGVSLPYRNLVDVDTAADDDLNFVGMLSGSKRRRPGEDPARQRDRIRNVEGFKRGTPDSLIGAVRVSLPDIATATYSTVESRFASYLDAQAGFGTYAQAEAQTQPSSRYVALLERVDGDAYKLRIVVKANEVSDAPALLAAVLPLKPAGLLLDLQVNAFLSIDELRGSIDALTGSIDALGRGSEMPSYATTARLALRKILGTSNASDLDTGIGAVADDVEAALAHLVPIGGMLPWAGAGASLPFGWLYCDGRAVSRSTFAALYAVIGTAYGVGDGSTTFNVPDARGRVLVMEDAGAGRLATANTRGATGGAETHQHQHISPVGARAGLLRVLDPTDGTLDWNGSSYSFLDAPGDTGVEIGAPSGNSAERHVVTSTAASTLQPGLVIGAWILRCS encoded by the coding sequence GTGACGCCGCGGCCAGCCGCGACCCGGTTCGCCGAGGACGTGTACGCCCGCCTCGGGCCGGTCGCCGAGGGCGACGAGGGTCGCGGCTGGCCGCTGCTGACCTACGTCGTGGCGTTGACGCAGCAGGTCGAGCGCGTCGCGATGCTCGTCTACGGCGACGGCGTGTCGCTGCCCTACCGCAACCTCGTCGACGTCGACACCGCAGCGGACGACGACCTCAACTTCGTTGGGATGTTGTCGGGGTCCAAGCGGCGCCGGCCGGGCGAGGACCCGGCCCGCCAGCGCGACCGCATCCGCAACGTCGAGGGGTTCAAGCGAGGGACGCCGGACTCGCTGATCGGCGCGGTCCGCGTATCGCTGCCCGACATCGCCACAGCGACCTACTCGACGGTCGAGAGCCGCTTCGCGAGCTACCTCGATGCGCAGGCCGGGTTCGGCACCTACGCGCAGGCCGAGGCGCAGACGCAGCCGTCATCGCGCTACGTCGCGCTGCTGGAACGCGTCGACGGCGACGCCTACAAGCTGCGGATCGTCGTCAAGGCCAACGAGGTCTCCGATGCGCCGGCGCTGCTGGCCGCGGTGCTTCCGCTGAAACCGGCCGGGCTGCTGCTGGACCTGCAGGTCAATGCGTTCCTGTCGATCGACGAGCTCCGCGGGTCCATCGACGCTCTGACGGGCTCGATCGACGCGCTCGGGCGGGGGTCTGAGATGCCGTCCTACGCCACGACCGCGCGGCTGGCGCTGCGCAAGATCCTTGGCACCTCCAACGCCAGCGATCTCGACACCGGGATCGGCGCGGTCGCCGACGACGTCGAGGCCGCGCTCGCGCATCTCGTGCCGATCGGCGGGATGCTGCCGTGGGCCGGCGCCGGCGCGTCGCTGCCGTTCGGGTGGCTGTACTGCGACGGGCGCGCCGTGTCGCGCTCGACGTTCGCGGCGCTGTACGCGGTCATCGGCACCGCCTACGGCGTCGGTGACGGGTCGACGACGTTCAACGTCCCCGACGCCCGCGGACGGGTGCTCGTGATGGAAGACGCCGGCGCCGGCCGGCTGGCGACGGCGAACACGCGCGGCGCGACCGGCGGCGCCGAGACCCACCAGCACCAGCACATCTCGCCGGTCGGTGCGCGCGCCGGGCTGCTGCGTGTCCTCGACCCGACGGACGGCACGCTGGACTGGAACGGGTCGTCCTACTCGTTCCTCGACGCGCCGGGCGATACCGGCGTCGAGATCGGCGCTCCGTCGGGCAACTCGGCCGAGCGGCACGTTGTCACGAGCACGGCGGCGTCGACGCTGCAGCCGGGCCTCGTGATCGGTGCATGGATCCTGAGGTGCTCATGA
- a CDS encoding helix-turn-helix domain-containing protein, producing MSARAIKTCDEIPEGAWGVRHRPCGERWPASVFDDDSSPTDPPWDGSGALRCPSCESRGVVGYGGFVVVARGSLPAALDRSYSQVPDALWDHGAALGLTANERDLALLLWRFQRGKPFAYPAIETLVERTGLSDSTVRRTAKALEARCLLTVRRGVHRDGQRLANEYDVGPLWDALAAVVEGRDVPTCRSERPVATGHSDRQLAVTETAQVEPEQVQPEQVELPAEGRAEPDTLHDLVESEVEPYSPPFVVAAPIYRRYRRRPRKLPARYVPPRRRATADGPHADVVLSPAAQVQMDGIMLRRKIAAERRSA from the coding sequence ATGAGCGCCCGGGCGATCAAGACGTGCGACGAGATCCCCGAGGGCGCGTGGGGCGTCAGGCACCGGCCGTGCGGTGAGCGCTGGCCGGCGTCGGTGTTCGACGACGACAGCAGCCCGACCGATCCGCCGTGGGACGGGTCCGGGGCGCTGCGGTGCCCGAGTTGCGAGAGCCGCGGCGTCGTTGGCTATGGCGGGTTCGTCGTCGTCGCTCGTGGGAGCCTGCCCGCGGCTCTTGACCGGTCCTACTCGCAGGTGCCCGATGCGCTGTGGGACCACGGCGCCGCGCTCGGCCTGACCGCGAACGAGCGGGACCTCGCGCTCCTGCTGTGGCGGTTCCAGCGCGGCAAGCCGTTCGCCTACCCGGCGATCGAGACGCTCGTCGAGCGCACCGGGCTCAGCGACTCGACGGTGCGCAGGACTGCGAAGGCGCTCGAAGCGCGGTGTCTGCTGACGGTGCGGCGAGGCGTTCACCGTGACGGTCAGCGACTGGCGAACGAGTACGACGTCGGGCCGCTGTGGGACGCGCTGGCCGCCGTCGTCGAGGGTCGCGATGTTCCGACCTGTCGGTCAGAGCGACCGGTAGCTACCGGTCACAGTGACCGCCAGCTAGCGGTCACAGAGACCGCCCAAGTAGAGCCAGAGCAAGTACAGCCAGAGCAAGTAGAGCTTCCTGCGGAAGGTCGGGCAGAGCCCGACACGCTGCACGATCTCGTCGAGAGCGAGGTCGAGCCGTACTCGCCTCCGTTCGTCGTCGCCGCCCCGATCTACCGGCGCTATCGGCGTCGGCCTCGCAAGTTGCCGGCGCGCTACGTGCCGCCTCGACGCAGAGCCACAGCCGACGGCCCGCACGCCGACGTCGTGCTGTCGCCTGCGGCTCAGGTGCAGATGGACGGGATCATGCTGCGGCGCAAGATCGCGGCCGAGAGGCGGTCGGCATGA
- a CDS encoding phosphoribosyltransferase has protein sequence MTTPAGADVERELLPWADVGPATRALATSIHEDGYRPDVILAIARGGLIVAAALGYALGVKNTYTMNVEFYTGVDERLPVPMILPPAPDLVDLEESRILVADDVADTGATLALVKEFCGGKVGEVRFAALYEKPHSTIKCDYVWKRTDLWIEFPWSLEPVIGA, from the coding sequence GTGACCACCCCCGCCGGAGCCGACGTCGAGCGCGAGCTGCTGCCCTGGGCCGACGTCGGGCCCGCCACCCGTGCGCTGGCGACCTCCATCCACGAGGACGGCTACCGCCCCGACGTGATCCTGGCGATCGCCCGCGGCGGCCTCATCGTCGCCGCGGCGCTGGGCTACGCGCTCGGCGTCAAGAACACCTACACCATGAACGTCGAGTTCTACACCGGCGTCGACGAGCGCCTGCCCGTCCCGATGATCCTCCCCCCTGCTCCCGATCTCGTCGACCTCGAGGAGTCCCGGATCCTCGTGGCCGACGACGTCGCCGACACCGGCGCGACGCTCGCGCTCGTCAAGGAGTTCTGCGGCGGCAAGGTCGGCGAGGTGCGCTTCGCCGCCCTGTACGAGAAGCCGCACTCGACCATCAAGTGCGACTACGTGTGGAAGCGGACCGACCTGTGGATCGAGTTCCCCTGGAGCCTGGAGCCGGTCATCGGCGCCTGA